In Rattus rattus isolate New Zealand chromosome 3, Rrattus_CSIRO_v1, whole genome shotgun sequence, one genomic interval encodes:
- the Rpl34 gene encoding 60S ribosomal protein L34: MVQRLTYRRRLSYNTASNKTRLSRTPGNRIVYLYTKKVGKAPKSACGVCPGRLRGVRAVRPKVLMRLSKTKKHVSRAYGGSMCAKCVRDRIKRAFLIEEQKIVVKVLKAQAQSQKAK, from the exons ATGGTCCAGCGTTTGACATACCGTCGTAGGCTTTCCTACAATACAGCCTCTAACAAAACTAGGCT GTCTCGAACCCCTGGCAACAGGATCGTTTACCTTTACACCAAGAAGGTCGGGAAAGCACCTAAATCCGCATGTGGCGTGTGCCCAGGCAGACTGCGAGGG GTTCGTGCTGTGAGACCCAAAGTCCTTATGAGATTGTCCAAGACAAAGAAGCACGTCAGCAGGGCCTATGGTGGCTCCATGTGTGCCAAGTGTGTCCGTGACAG GATCAAGCGGGCTTTCCTTATTGAGGAGCAGAAAATCGTTGTGAAAGTGTTGAAGGCACAAGCACAgagtcagaaagcaaaataa